In one Chloroflexota bacterium genomic region, the following are encoded:
- a CDS encoding dehydratase codes for MYFEEFEPGQYYISAGRTITESDIVAFAGLSGDYNQIHTDAEYSQTTPFGQRVAHGLLVTSIASGLVTLSGMIEGTVLAFREIVSWKFTKPVFIGDTVHVETAIIAVKALRRLGGGAVELELSVKNQADEVVMKGLWKVLIASRPE; via the coding sequence ATGTATTTTGAAGAATTTGAACCCGGTCAATATTATATCAGTGCCGGGCGGACGATTACCGAGAGCGATATTGTTGCTTTTGCAGGTCTTTCGGGAGATTATAACCAGATTCACACCGACGCGGAATATAGTCAAACAACTCCCTTTGGGCAGCGTGTGGCACATGGTTTGCTGGTTACTTCAATTGCATCTGGTTTGGTGACACTCAGCGGCATGATCGAAGGTACAGTTTTGGCTTTTCGCGAAATCGTCAGTTGGAAATTCACCAAACCTGTATTTATCGGTGATACGGTTCATGTAGAAACTGCGATTATTGCCGTGAAAGCCCTGCGCCGCCTCGGTGGTGGTGCGGTGGAATTGGAACTCAGTGTCAAAAACCAGGCCGATGAAGTTGTGATGAAGGGTCTGTGGAAAGTGCTGATTGCCAGCCGACCTGAATAG
- a CDS encoding Na+/H+ antiporter translates to MKKTQIKKRQHLFSIVMLFSILLAGCASGNIFAPVPDALAQTEAEVNASEESADNEAERITVMVTIVISLLLLASLVGLVTSRLRLPYTVGLVLMGLALSLIRGANVIYIPPEIFLGLLVPPLIFEAAFHVKAENLWQEFPQILTFAIPGVLITTFLVGSVVAFGTGFSFPLALVFGSLIAATDPVAVVALFRSLGVPKRLEVLLEGESLFNDGTAIVVFNLMVAIAVADTVVFDPLNSVLEFFWVAGGGLMIGFVLGALISRMIGFIDDALIETTLTTVLAFGSYIVAEHFHVSGVLAVVAAGLVSGNIGPRGMSPSTRILVFNFWEYAAFIANSVVFLLIGLQINLNLLLADWQVILWAILAVLVARAVSIYGLSWVSKKIPRSYKHILYWGGLRGAISLALALSLPLDLGPERSEIQAMAFGVVLFTLLVQGLSMKPLINKVDLIQKNEAQEEYQRRHARAVMARASYDRLEEKYQSGLLSAYVWELMAKPLKQYAEALSESVTEALHVDPKVEGDVIENAMRDLLHSQRSSLNALLRDGIVTEEIYVQLVGEVDTALTQPRSNLVELMMQRNNQNICGIMTVIVQETDVENVIASLNRLSIPVTRLSSFGGFLGQKNVTLIAGVPEGQDRNITSAITRASQQRVEFLAAKNLDDTNETAVTIGGATIFTFEVERYEEL, encoded by the coding sequence ATGAAAAAGACTCAAATCAAAAAACGCCAACACTTATTTAGTATAGTAATGTTATTTTCCATTTTGCTGGCCGGATGCGCAAGTGGCAATATATTTGCCCCAGTGCCAGATGCATTAGCACAAACAGAAGCTGAAGTGAATGCCAGTGAGGAAAGCGCGGACAACGAAGCCGAACGCATTACTGTTATGGTTACGATCGTAATTAGTTTGTTGCTGCTCGCTTCGCTGGTGGGGCTGGTTACATCGCGGTTGCGCTTGCCTTATACGGTTGGGTTAGTGCTGATGGGATTGGCGCTCTCGTTGATACGCGGGGCAAACGTAATCTATATTCCACCCGAAATTTTTTTAGGGCTGTTGGTACCACCCCTGATTTTCGAAGCTGCCTTTCACGTCAAAGCCGAAAATCTGTGGCAAGAGTTTCCACAAATTTTAACCTTTGCAATTCCAGGTGTATTAATCACCACTTTCCTTGTGGGCAGCGTAGTTGCCTTTGGCACAGGTTTTAGCTTTCCCCTGGCGCTGGTTTTTGGCTCGCTGATTGCCGCAACCGATCCGGTTGCCGTGGTGGCTTTATTCCGCTCGCTAGGTGTTCCCAAACGCCTGGAAGTATTACTTGAAGGCGAAAGCCTTTTTAATGATGGCACTGCTATCGTAGTTTTCAATCTGATGGTTGCTATCGCTGTAGCCGATACCGTAGTTTTTGATCCGTTGAACAGTGTGCTTGAATTTTTTTGGGTTGCTGGCGGGGGGTTGATGATCGGGTTTGTTCTCGGAGCGCTGATTTCACGCATGATTGGATTTATCGATGATGCGCTGATTGAAACTACATTGACTACCGTGCTGGCTTTTGGTTCATATATTGTTGCCGAGCATTTCCACGTCAGCGGTGTTTTGGCGGTGGTGGCTGCCGGTTTGGTCAGCGGGAATATCGGCCCGCGCGGCATGTCGCCATCGACTCGCATTTTGGTGTTTAATTTTTGGGAATACGCGGCTTTCATTGCCAACTCTGTGGTTTTCTTGCTGATTGGGCTACAGATCAATCTAAACCTGTTGCTCGCCGACTGGCAGGTTATTCTCTGGGCAATACTGGCTGTCCTGGTCGCCAGGGCCGTGAGCATTTACGGTCTTTCCTGGGTTAGTAAAAAAATCCCCCGTTCGTATAAACATATTCTCTACTGGGGTGGTCTACGCGGCGCGATTTCTTTGGCGTTGGCGCTAAGTCTGCCCCTCGATCTAGGCCCTGAGCGCAGCGAAATTCAGGCGATGGCCTTCGGCGTGGTGCTATTCACGCTGTTAGTTCAGGGATTATCGATGAAACCACTGATTAATAAAGTGGATCTCATTCAAAAAAATGAAGCCCAAGAAGAATACCAGCGCCGCCATGCCCGCGCGGTGATGGCGCGGGCATCCTACGACCGCCTTGAAGAAAAATATCAAAGCGGGTTGCTCTCCGCGTATGTATGGGAGTTGATGGCCAAGCCGCTCAAACAGTACGCCGAAGCGCTCTCAGAAAGCGTCACGGAAGCCCTGCACGTTGATCCAAAAGTCGAGGGCGATGTAATTGAAAATGCCATGCGCGATCTGCTGCATTCACAACGCAGTTCACTCAACGCGCTGCTACGGGATGGGATCGTTACCGAAGAAATCTATGTGCAGCTCGTTGGCGAAGTTGATACAGCACTCACTCAGCCACGTTCGAATCTGGTTGAATTGATGATGCAGCGCAACAACCAGAATATCTGCGGCATTATGACAGTTATCGTGCAGGAAACAGATGTGGAAAATGTGATCGCCTCGTTAAACCGCCTGAGCATCCCCGTTACACGTCTCTCCAGCTTTGGCGGATTTCTGGGGCAAAAAAATGTCACACTAATAGCCGGGGTTCCTGAAGGGCAAGACCGCAATATCACCAGCGCAATCACCAGAGCCAGTCAGCAACGTGTAGAATTTCTGGCCGCTAAAAACCTGGATGACACCAACGAAACCGCCGTAACGATTGGCGGCGCGACAATCTTCACTTTTGAGGTAGAACGCTACGAAGAATTATAG
- a CDS encoding Na+/H+ antiporter produces MSSEQLFFIEERIILLLFLASLVGIAARRLRMPYTVGLVLVGFGLTFFEQVELSIASDVILGILIPPLVFEAAYHLNLDDLRRNLKPILILTIPGVLITTLLVGGVISLGAGFSIQTALLFGALVAATDPDAVVALIRSLGVPKRLQVLLEGESLLNDGTVIVLYNLLLSAILTGNFSVANSLTQFVSVAGGGLFVGFIIGWLLSQIISRIDDHLLETTLTSVLAYAAYLVGESIGVSGVMAVVAAGLVNGNLGTKGMSPTTRIVVYNFWEYAAFLATNLVFLLIGLQINLAMLLANWQAILWAIGAVLVARAVVVYSLRFFSANIPLRWRHVLFWGGLRGALAPALALGLPLEFGELRGQLQAMVFGVVLFNLLVQGITLGPLVRKLKLVQRSQTQDEYERRHARAVASRAAHNHLEQRYQEGLISQQSWQMLTVLFQRRIAALSNAVGEVIQLDPQVEAEELDTAWRESLLAQRSAFKALLRDGVITENTFNHLIGEVDLALSDPESHWAIIKYNSQPQEIESLLTVFIQEHDAENATNTLNRMGYSLTRLSSTSGFRKESISTFIMGIPKEQEEAAIQALKSNCQPRANSTAQKTTGGASIFSFEIERYEEIY; encoded by the coding sequence ATGTCATCCGAACAATTATTCTTCATCGAAGAACGCATTATCCTGCTGCTTTTTCTAGCCAGTCTGGTTGGGATTGCCGCCCGCCGCCTGCGCATGCCCTACACTGTAGGTTTGGTGTTGGTCGGTTTTGGGTTGACATTCTTTGAACAAGTTGAACTCAGCATAGCATCAGATGTAATTTTGGGAATTTTAATTCCGCCGCTGGTTTTCGAAGCCGCATACCACCTAAATCTTGATGATTTGCGCCGCAATCTCAAACCGATTTTGATCCTAACCATCCCCGGAGTGTTGATCACAACCTTGCTCGTAGGTGGGGTGATCTCCCTCGGTGCCGGATTCAGCATCCAAACCGCGTTGCTCTTCGGCGCGCTCGTCGCCGCCACCGATCCCGATGCCGTTGTTGCCCTCATTCGCTCACTGGGCGTCCCGAAACGTTTGCAAGTACTGCTCGAAGGCGAAAGCCTGCTCAACGATGGCACTGTCATCGTGCTCTATAATTTGCTCCTGAGCGCCATTCTGACAGGCAATTTCAGCGTAGCCAACAGCCTGACACAATTCGTCAGCGTGGCGGGCGGCGGGCTATTTGTCGGTTTCATTATCGGCTGGCTGCTTTCACAAATCATCAGCCGCATTGATGACCATTTACTCGAAACCACACTGACCAGCGTACTGGCCTATGCTGCCTATCTGGTCGGCGAGAGTATCGGTGTGAGCGGCGTGATGGCTGTCGTTGCAGCCGGGCTGGTCAATGGCAACCTGGGAACCAAAGGTATGTCACCGACCACGCGCATTGTGGTCTACAATTTTTGGGAATACGCTGCCTTTTTGGCAACTAATCTGGTTTTCTTGCTCATCGGCTTACAAATCAATCTCGCTATGCTACTCGCCAACTGGCAAGCTATTTTATGGGCGATTGGCGCAGTACTGGTTGCGCGCGCCGTGGTTGTTTATAGTTTACGATTCTTTAGCGCCAATATTCCCTTGCGTTGGCGGCATGTACTTTTTTGGGGTGGCTTGCGCGGCGCTCTGGCACCCGCGCTGGCGCTAGGTCTCCCGCTTGAATTCGGAGAATTGCGCGGCCAACTCCAGGCGATGGTCTTCGGGGTTGTACTCTTCAATTTACTGGTACAGGGCATCACGCTGGGGCCACTGGTGCGCAAACTAAAACTCGTTCAGCGCAGCCAAACCCAAGATGAATATGAGCGGCGGCACGCCCGAGCGGTGGCATCCCGCGCCGCCCATAACCACTTGGAACAACGCTATCAGGAAGGGCTGATTTCCCAGCAAAGCTGGCAAATGCTCACGGTGTTGTTTCAACGCCGCATCGCCGCCTTGAGCAACGCCGTTGGCGAAGTGATTCAACTCGACCCCCAGGTAGAAGCCGAAGAACTGGATACCGCCTGGCGAGAATCCCTGCTCGCACAACGCAGCGCTTTCAAAGCTCTTCTACGCGATGGCGTGATTACTGAAAATACCTTCAATCACCTCATTGGCGAAGTAGACCTCGCGTTGTCAGACCCCGAATCGCACTGGGCAATCATTAAATATAATTCTCAACCGCAAGAAATTGAATCCCTGCTGACGGTATTCATTCAGGAACACGACGCCGAAAATGCTACCAATACGCTCAACCGAATGGGCTATTCGCTCACTCGACTTTCAAGTACTAGCGGTTTTCGAAAAGAAAGTATAAGCACATTTATTATGGGTATCCCAAAAGAGCAAGAAGAGGCTGCCATCCAGGCGTTAAAGAGCAACTGCCAACCGCGCGCAAATAGCACCGCTCAAAAAACAACTGGGGGCGCTTCAATTTTTAGTTTTGAAATTGAACGATATGAGGAAATTTATTAA
- a CDS encoding DUF4405 domain-containing protein — translation MATLKSVSPRTRNNWLIDFGLFFSGLISFISGIYFLFLPIGGYQGGRNAKYGIIILFERHTWESWHSWVGLAMIAIAAIHIPLHWAWIVNMTRRVVNKALGRAQSLSSGSKFNLLINSTIGLSFLFTALSGLYFFFFSVEGGTTGVTLLFSPAVWDLIHTWAGTAMIAAAVLHFAIHWKWVTKVTTKLFKTRSRLAQIPVRS, via the coding sequence ATGGCAACATTGAAATCGGTTTCGCCCCGTACGCGTAATAATTGGTTGATTGACTTCGGGCTGTTTTTTAGCGGCCTGATTAGCTTTATTTCGGGAATTTACTTTTTGTTCTTACCCATCGGCGGCTATCAGGGCGGGCGCAATGCCAAGTATGGCATCATCATTTTATTCGAACGCCATACCTGGGAATCCTGGCACTCCTGGGTTGGCCTCGCGATGATCGCGATTGCAGCGATCCACATTCCGCTGCATTGGGCCTGGATCGTGAATATGACCCGTCGCGTGGTTAATAAGGCGCTGGGGCGCGCCCAGAGCCTTAGCTCGGGCAGCAAATTCAATCTGTTGATTAACAGCACAATTGGCCTGAGTTTTCTTTTCACCGCGCTCAGCGGTCTGTATTTCTTTTTCTTCTCCGTCGAGGGTGGCACGACCGGCGTTACGCTGCTTTTCAGCCCCGCGGTTTGGGATTTGATTCACACCTGGGCTGGAACCGCGATGATCGCCGCGGCTGTGCTGCACTTTGCCATTCACTGGAAATGGGTCACGAAAGTTACCACCAAGCTGTTCAAAACCAGATCACGTTTGGCTCAGATTCCAGTTCGCAGTTGA
- a CDS encoding c-type cytochrome gives MKTNRIEILIGMIATLLIGTGLLLYALQEPQRLVVAQAAQEQADIDEAITIYAENCTICHGMAGEGIGSNPPLDNEGLRATDAETLFKIISRGLFGTSMPAWNQEDGGPLSDYQVGQLVSLVQAVDWQAVQDRVVNLGLVPRIPFAAEPDPEVLALLAEMPGGETLALGITVYAQECVACHGADGVGTALAPALNDPLVSEKTWEELERIVRSGVSGTLMASWENALEDEEISAVLTLLTEWDQVPAGAIPAPEVGPIPVTAESLALGESLFATSCSFCHGPEGQGTQRAPSLNVKGFLEDTNDQALQQIITLGVSDTSMPAWGDRLTEAEIQAIVGFIRAWEPNAPEVAEPARTGGGPWWQTEGDTNPGQSGQGGRGGQGRGGSNTANENTAAAATDAENAATGNGNSNNENGNNGNGRGGAWWQQDETQPPGQQQQQDTVAQADAMSQSETPVTEPQVAPDATQQAAAMLDQAHEDGQGGPPEWAGQESGAAGNEQGHVDGEIPLFLLPDEQPLSWSERMDARAWLIAATAVIVPAFLLVVGLLGMIRMGVFSRRTRVV, from the coding sequence ATGAAAACCAACCGAATTGAAATCTTGATCGGTATGATCGCCACATTGCTGATTGGCACGGGGTTGTTGCTGTATGCCCTACAAGAGCCTCAGCGCCTGGTTGTGGCGCAGGCAGCTCAAGAGCAGGCCGATATTGATGAAGCTATAACCATTTATGCTGAGAACTGCACGATTTGTCATGGCATGGCAGGGGAGGGCATTGGCTCGAATCCACCCCTGGATAACGAAGGTTTACGCGCAACCGATGCCGAAACCCTGTTTAAGATTATCTCGCGCGGCTTGTTTGGTACCTCCATGCCAGCCTGGAATCAGGAAGATGGTGGCCCATTGAGTGATTATCAAGTGGGTCAGTTAGTCTCCCTGGTTCAAGCGGTGGATTGGCAGGCTGTGCAGGACCGCGTGGTCAACCTGGGATTGGTGCCCCGCATTCCTTTTGCAGCTGAACCGGATCCTGAAGTGTTGGCGTTGTTAGCTGAAATGCCCGGGGGTGAAACTTTGGCCCTGGGGATCACTGTCTATGCCCAGGAGTGTGTGGCCTGCCACGGCGCTGATGGCGTTGGCACAGCTCTGGCCCCGGCGCTTAACGACCCCCTGGTAAGCGAGAAAACTTGGGAAGAACTCGAACGCATTGTGCGTAGCGGTGTCTCCGGTACGCTGATGGCAAGTTGGGAAAATGCCCTCGAAGATGAAGAAATTTCTGCGGTGCTGACTCTGCTCACCGAGTGGGATCAAGTCCCCGCAGGCGCAATTCCAGCGCCCGAGGTTGGGCCGATCCCGGTCACAGCGGAGAGCCTGGCTTTGGGCGAATCGCTATTCGCTACAAGTTGTTCCTTCTGTCATGGCCCCGAAGGACAGGGAACCCAACGCGCCCCATCGTTGAATGTCAAAGGTTTTCTGGAAGATACCAACGATCAGGCCTTGCAGCAGATTATCACACTGGGTGTATCCGATACTTCCATGCCCGCCTGGGGTGACCGTCTGACCGAAGCTGAAATTCAGGCTATTGTGGGCTTTATTCGAGCCTGGGAACCTAATGCTCCCGAAGTTGCCGAACCGGCGCGCACTGGTGGTGGCCCGTGGTGGCAAACCGAGGGTGACACAAACCCTGGACAAAGTGGACAGGGTGGCCGAGGCGGCCAGGGACGTGGTGGGAGTAACACTGCGAATGAAAATACAGCCGCAGCCGCCACGGACGCCGAAAATGCCGCTACCGGGAATGGCAACAGCAACAACGAAAATGGGAATAATGGTAATGGCAGAGGTGGCGCATGGTGGCAACAAGATGAAACCCAGCCACCGGGTCAGCAACAGCAACAAGACACCGTCGCCCAGGCGGATGCTATGTCTCAATCCGAAACCCCGGTTACAGAACCGCAAGTTGCCCCCGATGCGACCCAGCAGGCCGCGGCAATGCTCGATCAAGCGCATGAAGACGGACAAGGCGGTCCGCCGGAGTGGGCTGGTCAGGAGAGTGGCGCAGCAGGTAACGAGCAGGGTCACGTCGATGGCGAGATTCCGCTTTTCTTGCTCCCTGATGAACAACCGCTGAGTTGGTCTGAGCGCATGGATGCGCGCGCCTGGCTGATAGCCGCTACCGCGGTGATCGTTCCTGCGTTCTTGCTGGTTGTTGGCTTGCTGGGCATGATACGTATGGGCGTGTTTAGCCGAAGAACACGTGTGGTGTAG
- a CDS encoding Rieske 2Fe-2S domain-containing protein, with protein MTEINDTTVTRRDFLKTAWSVIGGITALEAGALAIAYMQPRLAEGEFGGVLTVGAVGDFPPGSVTHITDGRFYLARFEDGGFLAIYQRCTHLGCSVPWEQTENMFICPCHNSQFTSDGDVLNPPAPRPLDLFAVSIEEGIIQVDTGNLIVRDGFDPAHVVYAA; from the coding sequence ATGACTGAAATAAACGACACTACCGTTACCCGTCGAGATTTTTTAAAAACCGCCTGGAGTGTGATTGGCGGGATCACTGCCCTGGAGGCTGGCGCCCTGGCCATTGCGTATATGCAGCCCCGTTTAGCTGAAGGCGAATTCGGCGGGGTACTCACCGTCGGCGCGGTGGGAGATTTTCCTCCCGGATCGGTTACCCACATCACTGACGGGCGTTTTTATCTTGCACGTTTTGAAGATGGCGGCTTTTTGGCAATCTATCAGCGCTGTACGCACCTTGGCTGCAGCGTTCCCTGGGAGCAAACTGAAAATATGTTTATTTGTCCCTGCCATAACTCGCAATTTACTTCCGATGGGGATGTGCTTAACCCACCAGCCCCGCGCCCGCTGGATCTTTTTGCAGTCAGTATCGAGGAGGGCATCATCCAGGTGGATACTGGCAATTTGATTGTCCGCGACGGTTTTGACCCCGCGCATGTGGTTTACGCAGCCTAG
- a CDS encoding cytochrome bc complex cytochrome b subunit gives MSRKNTSHDPSAGFFQRLRNTLGPKGMPTDDRGRMRMVLDSMILHIHPAKVDVRTLRFSYTWGLGGLSALLVVLLMSTGVLLEMNYTPSPPQAYLDILNLRTNVWFGELIRNIHHWSANLLVVVSILHLLRVFFTGTYRPPRETNWIIGVVMLLLVLGANFTGYLLPWDQLAFWAITVGTSIVEYVPLVGSWLSNLLLGGPEVSANTLLNFYALHISVIPVSIVMLMSYHFWRVRKDGGLSIPKTTAELAAPEEETTRSERVTTIPHLVRVELIWAVTWIAVMLTIGMLVAAPLEGIANPDVSPNPAKAPWYFMGLQELLLHFHPVIAAVLIPVLALGALALLPFYDISLESVGVYFRSWRGRYLTLIATSLSLFITPIWVLVDEFALNWTDWLPGWPTWISNGLLPLSLLLLGFYLLQAALRMIFKTDREERILIGFTYLFVALIVLTIIGIFFRGEGMQLFWPWEIVPAH, from the coding sequence ATGAGTAGAAAAAATACTTCCCACGATCCATCGGCTGGTTTCTTTCAGCGTTTACGAAATACGCTAGGGCCAAAGGGCATGCCCACCGATGACCGCGGTCGAATGCGCATGGTTCTCGATAGCATGATCTTGCACATCCATCCCGCAAAAGTTGATGTGCGTACCCTGCGTTTTAGTTATACCTGGGGTCTGGGTGGCCTATCTGCACTCCTGGTGGTGCTGCTCATGTCTACCGGCGTATTGCTTGAAATGAACTATACCCCCAGCCCGCCCCAGGCTTATCTTGATATTCTCAATTTGCGTACCAACGTATGGTTCGGGGAGTTAATCCGCAATATCCATCACTGGAGCGCGAATTTACTGGTAGTGGTATCTATCCTTCATTTGCTGCGCGTCTTTTTCACCGGGACCTACCGTCCGCCGCGTGAAACCAACTGGATTATCGGGGTTGTCATGCTGCTGTTGGTACTGGGCGCTAATTTCACGGGTTATCTGCTTCCCTGGGATCAGTTAGCCTTTTGGGCAATTACCGTAGGGACCAGCATCGTTGAATATGTGCCTCTGGTTGGATCATGGCTTAGTAATCTGCTACTCGGCGGCCCTGAAGTCAGTGCAAACACGCTGCTTAATTTTTATGCTCTGCATATCAGTGTGATCCCGGTCAGCATTGTCATGTTGATGTCGTATCACTTCTGGCGCGTGCGTAAGGATGGTGGACTCTCGATACCCAAGACCACCGCTGAGTTGGCAGCCCCCGAAGAGGAAACCACACGCTCCGAGCGCGTCACCACCATCCCGCATCTGGTGCGCGTTGAACTGATCTGGGCAGTGACATGGATTGCGGTCATGCTTACGATTGGCATGCTGGTCGCGGCCCCGCTGGAAGGAATCGCCAATCCAGATGTTAGCCCCAATCCGGCCAAAGCGCCGTGGTATTTTATGGGCTTGCAAGAATTGCTATTGCACTTCCACCCGGTGATCGCGGCGGTGCTGATCCCTGTGCTGGCCCTCGGTGCGCTGGCCTTGTTGCCATTTTATGATATTTCTCTGGAGAGCGTGGGTGTGTATTTCCGCTCGTGGCGCGGCCGCTATCTCACCTTGATCGCAACCAGCCTGTCACTATTCATCACCCCCATCTGGGTTTTGGTCGATGAGTTTGCCCTGAACTGGACCGACTGGTTGCCCGGCTGGCCGACCTGGATATCAAATGGTCTGCTACCACTTTCGCTATTGCTGCTAGGTTTTTACCTGCTTCAAGCAGCGCTACGAATGATCTTTAAAACCGATCGGGAAGAGCGTATCCTGATTGGGTTCACCTATTTATTTGTAGCCCTGATTGTTCTGACAATTATCGGTATTTTCTTCCGCGGCGAAGGCATGCAATTGTTCTGGCCCTGGGAGATTGTTCCCGCTCATTAA
- a CDS encoding DUF2202 domain-containing protein, protein MMKKTQLLLSLFILIFAAGFVAVFDAAAQTALSDAEIDALVFMREEEKLARDVYLTLYDLWGMPIFNNIASSESAHMEAVYSLLAIYGIDDPAAGMDVGEFTNPDLQALYDQLVAQGSLSLADALKVGGAIEEIDILDLEANLAQTLNGDIIAIYENLLQGSGNHLRAFSNILTQQTGETYIPQYMDQEAYDLILSSPMGNGYGASQGQNLDAGQGQGQVDGSTGNGGAQTTDQPVSGGMGNGRRGGRNN, encoded by the coding sequence ATGATGAAGAAAACACAGCTTTTACTCTCACTGTTTATTTTGATATTTGCCGCCGGTTTCGTGGCGGTATTCGATGCCGCCGCGCAAACTGCGTTGAGCGATGCAGAAATTGACGCGCTGGTTTTTATGCGCGAAGAAGAAAAATTGGCGCGAGACGTATACCTGACCCTCTACGACCTGTGGGGCATGCCAATTTTCAATAATATCGCCAGTAGCGAATCCGCTCACATGGAAGCGGTGTATTCCCTGCTCGCCATCTATGGCATTGACGATCCGGCCGCAGGTATGGATGTGGGCGAGTTCACCAACCCCGATTTGCAGGCGCTCTACGACCAATTGGTGGCACAAGGCAGCCTTTCGCTGGCTGATGCCCTCAAAGTGGGCGGCGCTATCGAAGAGATCGACATCCTCGATCTGGAAGCCAATCTGGCGCAAACCCTTAACGGCGATATCATCGCCATCTACGAAAACCTGTTGCAGGGTTCGGGTAACCACTTGCGTGCGTTTTCAAATATTCTCACGCAGCAAACTGGTGAAACCTACATCCCCCAGTACATGGATCAAGAAGCCTATGATCTGATCTTGAGTTCGCCTATGGGCAACGGCTACGGCGCAAGCCAGGGCCAGAACCTGGATGCCGGGCAAGGCCAGGGGCAGGTAGATGGGAGCACTGGCAACGGCGGCGCTCAAACCACCGATCAACCCGTCAGCGGCGGTATGGGAAACGGACGCCGCGGCGGACGCAACAACTAG
- the amrA gene encoding AmmeMemoRadiSam system protein A: MASLSGKIGLDSIARKEPDWEKRVKEDQLSPAECDQLLKLARQTLEIVLAGTPLPELILEDYPEKLRLPGATFVTLTKSGQLRGCIGTLEAFRPLVEDTRQHAIAAATQDYRFPPVQADELPAIAIEISRLTSPVSLEYASPDDLLARLRPGVDGVLLRDGSRRATFLPQVWGKIPSPVEFLNQLCLKMGNLPDAWRERNLIIEIYQVEEFHE, from the coding sequence ATGGCAAGTCTTTCAGGTAAAATAGGTTTGGATTCGATTGCAAGAAAAGAGCCAGATTGGGAGAAACGCGTGAAGGAAGATCAACTTAGCCCCGCAGAGTGTGACCAGCTCTTGAAGCTGGCGCGTCAGACTCTGGAAATTGTACTGGCCGGCACCCCCCTACCGGAACTCATTCTCGAAGATTATCCCGAAAAATTACGCTTGCCAGGAGCGACCTTTGTCACCCTGACAAAATCCGGCCAACTGCGCGGCTGCATTGGCACGCTCGAAGCCTTTCGCCCTCTGGTGGAAGATACCCGTCAGCATGCCATCGCTGCTGCCACGCAAGATTACCGCTTCCCGCCCGTACAGGCCGACGAACTGCCTGCTATCGCCATCGAAATCTCGCGCCTCACATCGCCTGTCTCCCTTGAATACGCCTCGCCCGACGATCTCCTGGCTCGCCTGCGTCCCGGCGTGGATGGTGTGCTGCTGCGCGATGGTTCGCGCCGTGCCACGTTTTTGCCTCAGGTTTGGGGAAAAATCCCCTCCCCGGTCGAATTCCTGAATCAACTCTGTCTTAAGATGGGCAATCTCCCTGATGCCTGGCGCGAACGAAATCTGATTATCGAAATCTACCAGGTCGAAGAATTTCACGAATAG
- a CDS encoding N-acetylmuramoyl-L-alanine amidase has protein sequence MKRKSTAPKNSPGLLATTLISLFTISGVAFLIASLFTAAKPINPFSGDFSARIAEALKEQEPTPDDLQWPTATPRPRPHIGIVVGHWGDDADPGAVCPDGLTELSINQVIAGELEKKLLEAGFDVDMMYEFDDRLNDYTGIALISIHADSCTYINDVATGFKVAASQGNPRLERTARLVACLRTRYAAATGLTEHLSITGDMSEYHAFEEINNETPAVIIETGFMNLDRQILTQDEDLIAQGIADGLVCYVQNESITIPADE, from the coding sequence ATGAAACGCAAATCAACTGCCCCCAAGAATTCGCCCGGCTTGCTCGCTACAACGCTGATCTCGCTTTTTACGATTTCGGGCGTGGCATTTTTAATTGCATCCCTCTTTACGGCTGCGAAACCGATCAACCCCTTTTCTGGCGATTTCAGTGCCCGCATCGCCGAGGCGCTCAAAGAACAGGAGCCAACCCCGGATGATTTGCAGTGGCCCACCGCCACGCCACGCCCCAGACCGCACATCGGGATTGTAGTGGGACACTGGGGTGATGATGCCGACCCCGGCGCAGTTTGCCCGGATGGTCTGACCGAGTTAAGTATTAATCAGGTTATTGCTGGAGAGTTAGAGAAAAAACTGCTCGAAGCCGGTTTTGATGTTGACATGATGTACGAATTCGATGACCGGCTGAATGACTACACCGGCATTGCGTTGATTTCGATCCACGCTGATTCGTGTACGTATATCAACGATGTCGCCACCGGATTCAAAGTGGCTGCTTCCCAGGGAAATCCGCGCCTGGAACGCACCGCCCGTCTTGTGGCCTGTCTGCGTACGCGCTATGCCGCGGCGACTGGCCTGACCGAACACCTGAGCATCACCGGCGATATGTCAGAATATCATGCCTTTGAAGAGATCAATAATGAAACTCCGGCTGTGATTATCGAAACCGGCTTTATGAATCTCGACCGGCAAATTCTGACACAGGACGAAGACCTGATCGCTCAAGGCATCGCCGACGGGTTGGTGTGCTACGTGCAAAACGAAAGTATCACCATTCCTGCCGATGAGTAA